A stretch of the Aphis gossypii isolate Hap1 chromosome 2, ASM2018417v2, whole genome shotgun sequence genome encodes the following:
- the LOC126549822 gene encoding uncharacterized protein LOC126549822 has translation MGRHQNYCHSVKLSTPVTTYILIEFLLWFNFFLFNVKMDQLKKRTRQPSKKLSTKKKLSNRVMNFLGIQNKTNPNPEVVESVVKPFFLGDDNQLPCTSRETISQNPELVKSVEAPFFLGADNQLPCTSRETIRKINDPEGNANNYWNTEENLHNLTVDESILSNQEIKQCDVDESSGRRIVDMHYVFSQIKNSVHRGSFGCTFLNMTFISEKKHGFRSSFKFKCDVCNIVMFIDSEKLKPEAYLPVNYSAVNGSIAAGIGFTQLSELCAIIDIPCMSSTTFLKIQEFICKRIHEVAEEQMKIAGEEERRLAIKAGTLDVDGTPMCTVVADGQWSKRSYKTKYDALSGVATIIGYRSKKILFVGIRNRYCIICQRAKNKKLSPPDHTCFLNWKKGATSMEADAIADGFKQSLEMHGLKYNKLIGDGDSSVSKRLSEIMPYGPRLLVKKIECRNHLLRNYGTKLAAMTANTKYPILLRKHVKANALRFRFSITKAIEYRNSLQGQSDYEKEVGLRKDISNSFRHILGSHDRCEPYFCKGTIPNEKNMILEAERSGFLTDISQIISRLVVNVDSLLMNVDNNVCEQFNSVINKHLAGKRINYSQRNSYNSRVEAAVISYNSSGQFLRLMHKNIQNDISPGIPTLKYYFFFSIFDFFFYIYIYF, from the exons ATGGGAAgacatcaaaattattgtcattCTGTAAAACTGTCCACACCAGTAACAACTTACAttctaattgaatttttattgtggtttaatttttttttatttaacgttaAAATGGATCAACTTAAAAAACGTACTCGTCAACCATCGAAAAAGTTATCAACTAAAAAGAAATTGAGTAATCGAGTGATGAATTTTCTAGGAATTCAAAACAAAACcaa tccCAATCCAGAGGTCGTAGAATCTGTTGTGAAACCTTTTTTCTTGGGTGATGACAATCAACTACCATGCACATCAAGGGAAACAATTAG tcaaaATCCAGAGCTCGTAAAATCTGTTGAGGCACCTTTTTTCTTAGGTGCTGACAATCAACTACCATGCACATCAAGGGAAAcaattagg aaaataaatgatcCGGAGGGtaatgcaaataattattggaaTACTGAAGAAAATTTACATAACTTAACAGTGGACGAATCTATACTTAGTAATCAAGAAATTaa GCAATGTGATGTTGATGAAAGTTCGGGAAGACGAATAGTGGATATGCATTACGTTTttagtcaaattaaaaacagtgtTCATAGAGGGTCATTtggttgtacatttttaaatatgacgtTTATTTCTGAGAAAAAACACGGGTTTAGATCatcatttaagtttaaatgtgatgtttgtaatattgttatgtttatcGACTCAGAAAAGTTGAAACCTGAAGCTTATTTGCCAGTAAATTATTCCGCCGTTAATGGATCAATAGCAGCTGGAATTGGATTTACACAGTTGTCCGAATTGTGTGCGATAATCGATATACCTTGTATGTCTTCAACTACTTTTCTGAAAATTCAAGAGTTTATTTGCAAAAGAATTCACGAAGTTGCAGAGGAACAAATGAAAATTGCTGGTGAAGAAGAACGTCGTTTAGCAATAAAAGCTGGTACATTAGATGTTGATGGAACCCCTATGTGCACTGTAGTTGCGGATGGACAGTGGTCAAAGCGCAGTTACAAGACTAAATATGATGCATTATCTGGagtg GCAACAATAATAGGTTATAGatcgaaaaaaattttgtttgtggGAATTAGAAAccgttattgtataatttgccAAAgggccaaaaataaaaaactatctcCACCTGACCatacttgttttttaaattggaaaaaGGGTGCAACAAGCATGGAAGCCGATGCCATTGCCGATGGATTTAAACAAAGTTTGGAAATGCATGGACTCAAATATAACAAACTAATAG GAGATGGAGATTCTAGCGTTTCAAAAAGGCTATCTGAAATCATGCCTTATGGACCTAGACTactcgtaaaaaaaatagaatgtcGTAATCATTTATTGCGAAATTATGGTACAAAATTAGCAGCTATGACAGCAAACACGAAGTATCCAATTTTGTTAAGAAAACATGTAAAAGCCAATGCATTACGttttagattttcaataactaaGGCAATTGAATATCGTAATAGTTTACAAGGTCAATCAGATTACGAAAAAGAAGTTg GATTACGGAAAGATATAAGTAATAGTTTTCGTCACATTTTGGGTAGCCATGATCGATGTGAGCCATATTTTTGCAAGGGCACAAtaccaaatgaaaaaaatatgattttagaaGCTGAAAGATCGGGATTCTTAACTGATATATCTCAAATAATATCTCGTTTAGTCGTCAATGTTGATAGTTTACTTATGAATGTTGACAACAACGTGTGTGAACAATTCAatagtgtaattaataaacatttagcgGGTAAACGAATAAATTACTCACAAAGAAATTCATACAATTCACGAGTTGAAGCTGcggttatatcatataattcaaGTGGACAATTTCTTCgtttaatgcataaaaatatacaaaatgatatAAGCCCAGGTATACCTActttgaagtattattttttttttagtatttttgatttttttttttatatatacatatacttctAG